A window from Neoarius graeffei isolate fNeoGra1 chromosome 14, fNeoGra1.pri, whole genome shotgun sequence encodes these proteins:
- the LOC132897455 gene encoding uncharacterized protein LOC132897455 — MESSPFAELVHALATAQQSQHQALLTLQKEQEQRFEALVLAQQEDRQAFRHLLASAGSTNAPTAGLSPLTLTKMGPQDDPEAFITVFEQVAETSGWPMEQRTTRLLPLLTGEAQLAALQRPTDHRLAYTDLRRAILQRVGRTPEQQRQRFRALCLEEVGRPFAFGQQLWDACWRWLRADNRDAEGIIDQVVLEQFIARLPSGVVILPLTFPDSALLSQTGA, encoded by the coding sequence atggagtcctccccgttcgccgaactggtccacgccctcgccacggcccagcaaagccagcaccaggcgctactcaccctccaaaaggagcaagaacagcggttcgaggccctggtgttggcccaacaagaagatcgacaggcgttccggcacctcctcgcgtcggcggggtccaccaacgctcccaccgcgggcctgtcccccctcaccctaacaaagatgggcccgcaggacgaccccgaggcattcatcacagtctttgagcaagtcgcagagacctcagggtggccgatggagcagcgcacgacgcgcctcctccccctgctaacgggagaggcacagctggccgcgctacagcgccccaccgaccaccggctggcctacacggaccttcgccgggccatcctccagcgtgtggggcgcacccctgaacagcagcgtcagcgcttccgcgctttgtgcttggaggaagtcggccggccgttcgcgtttggccagcaactctgggacgcctgctggcggtggttgagggccgacaaccgcgacgccgaggggatcatcgaccaggtagtgctggagcaattcattgcacgcttgccatcaggtgtagtgattctgccacttaccttccctgactccgctctcctgtcacagactggtgcttga